CTTTGGAACAAAAAAGCCAGAAAAAGCTTTCGGAGCTTTTCAGAGAAGTTATAAAAATATTCCGGGAAAAAGAGGAAATCCCCACAACCGCGAATGTCGGCGGACTGTATTTATCTTCCGAGGAGCTTGAGAAATTAAAGATAATAGATCCGGCGAAAGACGCCCCGGAACTTATTGACCGAAAAATCCGCGCGTTTTTCTTTCCGCCGTATCCAGGCGCGAAAATTGAAATAGGCGGGCGATATTTTACTTTGGTTAATGAACAAATCCTGGACTACCTCCACCGTTTAATTGCCGGAGAAGAAAAAAACCGCGGCGATTGATTTCAGGCGGCAATACATCTATATTAGATTAAGCCGCCTTTTTGTTTCGGCCTAATTATAGGGTGAATTAGACATCAGATGAATTAGGCGAATTTTATCCGCCTTCGCAGAAGACCACGGCTGTAAAGCCGTGGATGAATGCGAAGGTCGGACCCTCCGAAGCTCGGAGAGCGAAGGAGGGTGCTTCGGCGGATTCCGCCGAAGAAATGAAAGATACTACGGGCGTAAGCCCGTGGAGGCTTCATGAAGTATCCCATAGCAAAACCTTATTTTGATAATGAAGAAGAAAAATTGGTTCTGGAAGTTTTGCGTTCCGGAACTTTAAGTATTGGTTCCAAAGCAAAAGAGTTTGAAAAAAAATTCGCCGAAGTCCTCGGCGTGAAATACGCCTGCGCGGTTTCAAGCGGAACTGCCGCCCTGCATTTGGCTCTGATTGCCGCGGGCATAAAGGAAGGTGATGAAATTATAACTTCTCCTTTTTCTTTTGTTGCTTCAAGCAACGCTATTTTATACGTGAACGCCATACCGGTATTCGCGGATATTGACCCGATTACTTTTAATATTTCTCCCGCCGAGATTGAAAAAAAGCTTACCCCAAAAACCAAAGCGATTTTACCGGTGCATATTTTCGGGCAATCTTGCGATATGCAGCCGATAATGGCTCTTGCGAAAAAACATAATTTAAAAGTCATAGAAGACGCCTGCGAAAGCATCACTGCCGGACATAAAGGCCGGAAAACCGGAACTTTTGGCGAAGCCGCGGCGTTTTCCTTTTATCCCAACAAGCAAATGACTACGGGTGAAGGAGGAATGATTGTTACCGATAATAAAGTCATTGACGGTCTTTGCCGGAGTTTGCGTAATCAGGGTCGCGCCGAAAATATGCAGTGGCTTGACCATGAGCGTCTCGGCTACAATTATCGGATGCCTGAGATGGCGGCGGCCCTGGGAATCGCCCAATTTAAAAAATTGCCTAAAGTTATAGAAGAGAGGCGGAAAATAGCCGGATGGTATTCAGAGGAGCTCAAAAAATACGCGGATATAATCGATGCTCCGCGAACACACCCGGACAATACTCACGTTTGGTTTGTTTATGTCGCGAGAATCAAGAATTTTAAAATAAGACGCGATGAAGTCATTAAAAAATTAGCTGAGCTCGGCATTTCAACCAAACCCTATTTACCTTCAATCCATCTTTTTAATTTTTATCGCGATAAGTTCGGTTTTAAGGAGGGAGATTTTCCGGTGTCAGAGCGGGTAAGCAGTTCTTCAATCGCGCTTCCGTTTTATATCGGACTTGACAGAAAGGATATAAAATACATTTGTCAAAAATTAGCGGAAGTGGTAAAGATAACATAATAGCTGATTATGTTTAAGAACGAAATTGTCAAAAATAAAGCCGAACAAAAAGGCTTTCTGGCGGAGTTTAAGGGCAAAGATATTTTGGTGACCGGAGGAACCGGTTCCATTGGTTCTGAAATTGTCAGGCAGCTTATTTCTTTTGGGCCGAGAAAAATAAGGGTTTTTGCCAGAAGCGAGTATGCCCACCATAAATTCAGGCGGGAAATGGGGCCCGAGCAGGACCACTCGGTACGTTTCATTATCGGCGACATCAGGGATAAGGACCGGCTTAAGCTTGCTATGGAGAATGTGGATATTGTTTTTCACGCGGCAGCCATGAAGCACGTTGATATTTGCGATAACGACCCCTTTGAGGCGGTTGCCACCAATATCATAGGCACCCAAAATGTAATCAACGCGTCCAGGGAACTCAATGTCGGCAAGGTTATCGCCATCTCCACCGATAAAGCCGTTAATCCCGAAGGTGTTCTGGGTGTTTCCAAATTGATGGCCGAAAAGTTAATTCTAAATTCTTATTATTATCGCGGCCACAAAAAAACCCAATATACCTGCGTGCGTTTCGGAAATGTTCTGGGTTCTTCCGGAAGCATCTTGCCGACATTTAAAAATCAAATTATAA
The genomic region above belongs to Candidatus Niyogibacteria bacterium and contains:
- a CDS encoding SDR family NAD(P)-dependent oxidoreductase, which produces MFKNEIVKNKAEQKGFLAEFKGKDILVTGGTGSIGSEIVRQLISFGPRKIRVFARSEYAHHKFRREMGPEQDHSVRFIIGDIRDKDRLKLAMENVDIVFHAAAMKHVDICDNDPFEAVATNIIGTQNVINASRELNVGKVIAISTDKAVNPEGVLGVSKLMAEKLILNSYYYRGHKKTQYTCVRFGNVLGSSGSILPTFKNQIIKNGYITVTDPKMTRFVMTIPQAVKLVLRAAVLTKGQEIFVLKMPAVKLGDLADCAIRHYSDVFGKNPADIKRKIIGLRAGEKKHEQLLANHEIDKVFETEDMYILTPREDVWGYFHKSGYLGRPQKATRGFSSEFAKKLKPKEILKLLKETDSDLNIV
- a CDS encoding DegT/DnrJ/EryC1/StrS family aminotransferase, which gives rise to MKYPIAKPYFDNEEEKLVLEVLRSGTLSIGSKAKEFEKKFAEVLGVKYACAVSSGTAALHLALIAAGIKEGDEIITSPFSFVASSNAILYVNAIPVFADIDPITFNISPAEIEKKLTPKTKAILPVHIFGQSCDMQPIMALAKKHNLKVIEDACESITAGHKGRKTGTFGEAAAFSFYPNKQMTTGEGGMIVTDNKVIDGLCRSLRNQGRAENMQWLDHERLGYNYRMPEMAAALGIAQFKKLPKVIEERRKIAGWYSEELKKYADIIDAPRTHPDNTHVWFVYVARIKNFKIRRDEVIKKLAELGISTKPYLPSIHLFNFYRDKFGFKEGDFPVSERVSSSSIALPFYIGLDRKDIKYICQKLAEVVKIT